One Brachyspira pilosicoli P43/6/78 genomic window carries:
- the murA gene encoding UDP-N-acetylglucosamine 1-carboxyvinyltransferase: MYKYTIEGSKNINGTVKISGSKNASLPLLVASILTDEPVTLHNVPDLVDVQVLINILEPLGKKVDFKNNTTVIISQNGKSDEAPYKLVKKMRGSIIVLGPLLAKRKHCKVSYPGGCAFGPRPIDLHLKGMEALGAKIDITAGYIDATVKDNLIGADINLSGKNGPTVLGTDNVMMAATLAKGTTIIRNAAREPECTNLAELLKAMGAKIEGIGTSTLTIEGVENLKGVEFEVIPDRIETGTFLAMAAAGRGKLKLENTNPEHLTYVLDLLSSIGCDIKTTKSTIEIDASNKELKPFEIETLPYPGFPTDLQAIFTTLACTIKGSSKIKETIYPDRFSNVPELIRMGADIELFEPSIIVNGGNKLSGADVQASDLRAGAALVIAGAVADGVTDLHRIYHIERGYEDFVNKLNKINIKTTKEKDDIL; encoded by the coding sequence ATGTATAAATACACTATAGAAGGCTCTAAAAATATTAATGGAACTGTGAAAATTTCTGGTTCTAAAAATGCATCACTTCCTCTTTTGGTAGCTTCAATACTTACTGATGAACCTGTAACACTTCATAATGTACCAGATTTAGTTGATGTGCAGGTATTAATAAATATATTAGAACCATTGGGAAAGAAAGTTGATTTTAAAAACAACACCACTGTGATAATATCCCAAAACGGCAAAAGCGATGAAGCTCCATATAAACTAGTAAAAAAAATGAGAGGCTCTATTATAGTGCTTGGACCATTACTTGCAAAACGTAAGCATTGTAAGGTTTCATACCCCGGCGGCTGTGCTTTTGGTCCAAGACCAATAGATTTGCATCTGAAAGGAATGGAAGCATTAGGTGCTAAGATTGATATCACCGCCGGCTATATAGACGCCACTGTAAAAGATAATCTAATAGGTGCAGATATAAACTTATCTGGAAAAAATGGCCCTACTGTTTTGGGTACTGATAATGTTATGATGGCTGCTACTTTGGCTAAAGGTACAACTATTATAAGAAATGCCGCAAGAGAACCGGAATGTACAAACCTAGCAGAATTATTAAAAGCTATGGGGGCAAAAATTGAAGGCATAGGAACTTCTACTCTCACAATAGAAGGTGTTGAAAACTTAAAAGGCGTAGAGTTTGAGGTGATACCAGACAGAATAGAAACAGGTACTTTTTTGGCGATGGCTGCTGCTGGAAGAGGAAAATTAAAATTAGAAAATACTAATCCAGAACATTTAACTTATGTGTTAGATTTGCTTTCTTCTATAGGCTGCGATATAAAAACTACAAAATCAACTATAGAAATAGATGCTTCAAATAAAGAATTAAAGCCTTTTGAAATAGAAACTCTTCCATATCCAGGCTTTCCAACAGATTTGCAGGCAATATTTACAACTTTAGCATGCACAATAAAAGGTTCAAGCAAGATAAAAGAGACTATTTACCCAGACAGATTCAGCAATGTACCAGAATTAATTCGTATGGGTGCTGATATAGAATTATTTGAACCTAGCATTATTGTAAACGGCGGAAACAAACTTTCTGGTGCTGATGTACAGGCTAGTGATTTGCGTGCCGGTGCTGCATTGGTTATTGCTGGTGCTGTAGCAGACGGTGTTACAGACCTTCACAGAATATACCACATAGAAAGAGGATACGAAGACTTTGTAAATAAATTAAACAAAATTAATATAAAAACAACAAAAGAAAAAGATGATATATTATAA
- the flgF gene encoding flagellar basal-body rod protein FlgF has product MVRGVYTGASGMIAEQYRLDVVANNLANVDKPGFKRDTATFKAFPEMMAARTEDDGVVIFPLGSTDIRPYVGRLGTGVEVNEVFTEWEQGSLRETGNQLDIALGDKGFFAVETPHGERYTRNGSFLIDKDNYLVTKHGYKVMGENGYIQIKSNNFNIDEEGRISINRRYQDNEDFVQFNDNEWEDEEILDTLKIVRFENERYLKKEGESFWVDTDISGPAYIAQKGVDRPKVLSRFLEMSNVNPINEMVRMIEVQRAYELNSKTISTHDTLIGRVVNEVGRV; this is encoded by the coding sequence ATGGTTAGAGGAGTTTATACAGGTGCTAGCGGAATGATAGCAGAACAATACAGACTTGATGTTGTAGCTAATAATTTGGCTAATGTTGATAAACCTGGTTTTAAAAGAGATACTGCTACTTTCAAAGCTTTTCCAGAAATGATGGCTGCTAGAACTGAAGATGATGGAGTTGTAATATTTCCTCTTGGTTCTACAGATATAAGACCTTATGTTGGAAGACTTGGTACTGGTGTAGAAGTAAATGAAGTTTTTACAGAGTGGGAGCAAGGTTCTTTAAGAGAAACTGGCAATCAGCTTGATATAGCTTTGGGCGATAAGGGATTTTTTGCAGTAGAAACACCTCATGGAGAAAGATACACTAGAAACGGAAGCTTTTTAATTGATAAAGATAATTATCTCGTTACAAAACATGGATATAAAGTAATGGGAGAAAATGGTTATATACAAATAAAATCTAACAACTTCAATATAGATGAAGAAGGAAGAATTAGCATTAACAGAAGATATCAAGACAACGAAGACTTTGTTCAGTTTAATGATAATGAATGGGAAGATGAAGAAATACTTGATACTTTAAAAATTGTTCGCTTTGAAAATGAAAGATACCTCAAAAAAGAAGGAGAATCATTCTGGGTAGATACAGATATCAGCGGTCCTGCTTATATAGCTCAAAAAGGCGTAGACAGACCTAAAGTATTATCAAGATTCTTGGAAATGAGCAACGTAAACCCTATAAATGAAATGGTTAGAATGATAGAAGTTCAACGTGCTTATGAATTAAACTCAAAAACTATATCAACACATGATACTCTAATAGGAAGAGTAGTTAATGAGGTTGGAAGAGTATAA
- a CDS encoding methyl-accepting chemotaxis protein — MAVDKFQHKIIFSLKMQLIFTYIIVNLPIWYIILYFFIYSHKIPFFGIKIIATIFSVISILKYFDIWKNGLNIQIARKTIRLFTATSIISSVLEIALYNIINKDVFIYTSIIAVIACLLVNGGAVSLTLLSFKIATLKLDLETNINTFYIPITTKILYTIYFFFFSVVLVFLIYSINVNENLYINNYINNTLNEIIKIDDNIYSLNNSIKNDLNIYNRVINNVYSNRYTQNRDILKTEIENRLSYIDRVLKNNYKAIYINIDREFLDSNLAYSISITKNASSNDNAYTLRTADSLTTHPILENNTTRRDFYISIIANDRNNINISAHYPITLNDIQAGYIISDININNYYSNMITNTSISDLSYIYYNFNTKEVLLSSEQGNMLENANTVLRRKSADLIKYLNEFESQLDNKSFYVTPILNINGNRTMVIMYYMKDLNISAVYYKDLTSIIKSSAIEREISIILSIVIIIFLVVSATYLYIIRQLFKPIDSATESAKGLIGGKGDLRKRIYSKNNDEIGVLVYNFNLFLNGLDDIIGNLKTESNNVFNEIKLIDRAIESNAQMVNDQSASITENIASVNNIINSIKNVTNSSEQQKHAFSSASIAVEELLQTIYKISDNMEKQASAVEQTSSSIEEMISNITSVAKSISKAHSFSKKLLIDAHDGGDMVDEVIEAVRGIEESSDQIKEIVNVIQGIAEQTNLLAMNAAIEAAHAGEQGRGFSVVADEIRLLAEHTADNTKTITNIIKTITKRIDETVELANNSGKSLENILDMSENTSRVVAEINTANSELEIGGRDILETIKHLNNITMGVKENVREQINSGDVVDSQITLLDQINKEVAEIIEANSVGATEVVSTMAFLNELSVKTAKSNHEFFMVTSKLSESFNKFQSLMSGFITNVDNVEEKSDDIILNLDTEEFDTNDIDINKINETENKIDVEIKELEEELSNTEQNGFSKEDKVLEILKEDFKNPDMFY, encoded by the coding sequence ATGGCTGTAGATAAATTTCAACACAAAATTATTTTCTCTCTAAAAATGCAGCTTATTTTTACATATATAATAGTAAATCTGCCTATATGGTATATTATACTATACTTTTTTATATACAGTCATAAAATTCCCTTCTTCGGTATTAAAATAATAGCAACTATATTTTCTGTAATATCAATACTAAAATATTTTGATATATGGAAAAACGGTCTAAATATACAAATAGCTAGAAAAACTATAAGACTCTTTACAGCAACATCTATAATCTCTTCAGTATTAGAAATAGCATTATATAATATAATAAATAAAGATGTTTTTATATATACATCTATAATAGCTGTAATTGCCTGTTTATTAGTAAATGGAGGTGCCGTTTCTTTAACTCTGCTTTCATTCAAAATAGCTACACTTAAATTAGACTTAGAAACTAATATTAATACTTTCTATATCCCAATTACAACTAAAATCCTCTATACTATTTATTTCTTTTTCTTTTCTGTTGTATTGGTATTTTTAATCTATTCAATCAATGTAAATGAAAATTTATATATCAATAATTATATTAATAACACATTAAACGAAATAATAAAAATAGATGATAATATATATTCATTAAACAATAGTATAAAAAATGATTTAAATATTTATAATAGAGTTATAAATAATGTTTATTCAAATAGATATACTCAAAATAGAGATATTTTAAAAACAGAAATAGAAAATAGATTATCTTATATAGACAGAGTATTAAAAAATAATTATAAAGCAATTTATATAAATATAGATAGAGAGTTTTTAGATTCAAACTTAGCATATTCTATTAGTATAACTAAAAATGCATCATCTAATGATAATGCTTACACACTAAGAACAGCAGACAGCTTAACTACACACCCTATATTAGAAAACAATACTACAAGAAGAGATTTTTATATATCAATAATAGCTAATGATAGAAATAATATTAATATATCAGCACACTACCCAATAACTTTAAATGACATTCAAGCAGGATATATAATATCAGATATTAATATAAATAATTATTACAGTAATATGATTACAAATACTTCTATATCTGATTTATCATATATATACTATAACTTTAATACAAAAGAAGTATTATTAAGTTCAGAACAAGGCAATATGTTAGAAAATGCCAATACTGTATTAAGAAGAAAGTCTGCTGATTTAATAAAATATCTAAATGAATTTGAATCTCAATTAGATAATAAATCTTTCTATGTTACTCCAATACTTAATATAAACGGCAATAGAACTATGGTTATAATGTATTACATGAAAGATTTAAATATTTCTGCTGTATATTATAAAGACCTTACTAGTATAATAAAAAGTTCTGCTATAGAAAGAGAAATATCTATAATATTATCTATAGTTATAATAATATTCTTAGTTGTTTCAGCTACTTATTTGTATATTATAAGACAATTATTTAAGCCTATAGATTCAGCTACAGAATCTGCTAAAGGCCTTATAGGCGGTAAGGGAGATTTAAGAAAAAGAATATACTCTAAAAATAATGATGAAATTGGAGTATTAGTATACAACTTCAATTTATTCCTTAATGGTTTAGATGACATTATAGGAAATTTAAAAACAGAAAGTAATAATGTATTCAATGAAATAAAATTAATAGACAGAGCAATAGAATCAAATGCTCAGATGGTAAATGACCAAAGTGCTAGTATTACAGAAAATATAGCTAGTGTAAATAATATTATTAATTCTATTAAGAATGTTACCAACTCTTCAGAGCAGCAGAAACATGCATTCTCATCAGCTTCAATTGCCGTAGAAGAATTATTACAGACAATTTATAAAATAAGCGATAACATGGAAAAACAAGCATCTGCTGTAGAGCAAACATCTTCTTCAATAGAAGAGATGATATCAAATATTACAAGTGTAGCTAAAAGTATTAGTAAAGCACACTCATTCTCAAAAAAATTGCTTATAGATGCTCATGACGGCGGAGACATGGTAGATGAGGTGATAGAAGCTGTTAGAGGTATTGAGGAAAGCTCTGACCAAATTAAAGAGATAGTTAACGTTATTCAAGGTATTGCCGAACAAACAAACCTTTTGGCTATGAACGCAGCTATTGAGGCAGCACATGCCGGCGAACAAGGTAGAGGTTTCTCTGTAGTTGCTGATGAAATTAGACTCTTGGCAGAACATACCGCAGATAACACAAAAACTATTACAAACATCATTAAAACTATTACTAAAAGAATAGATGAAACAGTAGAACTTGCAAACAACAGTGGAAAATCACTTGAAAATATACTTGATATGTCTGAAAATACTTCAAGGGTTGTTGCAGAAATTAATACTGCAAACAGTGAGCTTGAAATAGGCGGTAGAGATATACTTGAAACTATTAAACACTTAAATAACATTACTATGGGTGTTAAAGAAAATGTACGCGAGCAGATTAACAGCGGTGATGTGGTAGACAGCCAAATTACATTACTAGACCAAATTAACAAAGAGGTTGCTGAGATTATTGAGGCTAATAGTGTTGGAGCTACTGAAGTTGTAAGCACTATGGCTTTCTTAAATGAATTATCTGTAAAAACAGCTAAAAGTAATCATGAGTTCTTTATGGTTACTAGTAAGTTAAGCGAAAGTTTTAACAAATTCCAATCTCTTATGTCTGGATTTATTACAAATGTTGATAACGTGGAAGAAAAATCTGATGATATAATATTAAATTTAGATACAGAAGAATTTGATACTAATGATATAGATATTAATAAAATAAATGAAACTGAAAACAAAATAGATGTGGAAATAAAAGAATTAGAAGAAGAATTATCAAATACTGAACAAAATGGTTTTTCTAAAGAGGATAAAGTTCTTGAAATATTAAAAGAAGACTTTAAAAATCCTGATATGTTTTATTAA
- the alr gene encoding alanine racemase: MSLYNIAEIDLKALQNNIKIIRSMTGNTKLLTIVKANAYGHGIVDMSKQLENLNVDALGVATVEEGVKIREAGVKIPIIVLFQHFKNEAEDVCRYDLTPIISNAECLDDYDRFLKNHNKKLKLHIKVDTGLNRMGAKPKDVLSLANKILSYGTLEIEGINTHYAASDGFDDISKEFTENQIKIFSDVLNELKTNGIKINNAHTANSAALLYYKNAYFDMVRAGIVVYGYTEKLYDFGFKPILNLKSKVILTRKIKKNETVSYGMTWKADKDTNIAVIPIGYADGLSRKLSNNWEVKINGKYYPIIGKICMDIIMADIGNEDNIKEEDEVLIFGDDERLNANTMAKKIESISHEVLVRIGERVKRVYKD, from the coding sequence ATGTCCTTATATAATATAGCAGAAATAGATCTAAAAGCATTACAAAACAATATAAAAATTATTCGTTCTATGACAGGAAACACTAAATTACTCACCATAGTGAAAGCAAATGCATATGGTCATGGTATTGTAGATATGTCAAAGCAATTAGAAAATCTAAATGTAGATGCTCTTGGAGTTGCTACTGTAGAAGAGGGAGTAAAGATAAGAGAGGCTGGTGTAAAAATACCAATAATTGTTTTGTTTCAGCATTTTAAAAATGAAGCAGAAGATGTTTGCCGATATGATTTAACTCCTATTATAAGTAATGCTGAATGTTTAGATGATTATGACAGATTTTTGAAGAATCATAATAAAAAGTTAAAACTGCATATCAAAGTAGATACTGGCCTAAACAGAATGGGAGCAAAACCTAAAGATGTATTAAGCTTGGCTAATAAGATATTATCATACGGCACTTTAGAGATAGAAGGAATTAATACTCATTATGCTGCTTCTGATGGATTTGATGATATATCTAAAGAGTTTACAGAAAATCAAATAAAAATTTTTAGTGATGTTTTAAATGAATTAAAAACAAACGGCATAAAAATAAATAATGCTCATACTGCAAATTCTGCTGCATTGCTTTATTATAAAAATGCCTATTTCGATATGGTTAGAGCAGGCATAGTAGTTTATGGATATACAGAGAAGCTCTATGACTTTGGATTTAAGCCTATACTAAATTTAAAATCTAAAGTTATTTTAACTAGAAAAATAAAAAAGAATGAAACAGTTTCTTACGGCATGACTTGGAAAGCTGATAAAGATACTAATATAGCTGTAATACCTATAGGATATGCTGACGGACTATCAAGAAAACTTTCTAATAATTGGGAAGTAAAAATAAACGGTAAATATTATCCTATAATAGGAAAGATATGCATGGATATTATAATGGCAGATATAGGAAATGAGGATAATATAAAAGAAGAAGATGAGGTTTTAATATTTGGTGATGATGAGAGACTTAATGCTAATACTATGGCAAAAAAAATAGAGAGTATAAGTCATGAGGTATTGGTTCGTATTGGTGAGAGAGTTAAGAGAGTTTACAAAGATTAA
- a CDS encoding alanine/glycine:cation symporter family protein produces MVDMIAKINGIINGFVWGPVMLTLLVGTGIFLSIRTGFLQITQIPLWVKHTFGSLAKKQDADDNITPFQAVSTALASTVGTGNIAGVTTAIVAGGPGALFWMWFAAFFGMVTKYSEVILAVHYRVKDDQGHHHGGPMYYISKGANLPWLGSIFAAFAALACFGAGNMTQTNAMAAVVYQNFGIPKIITGVVVVALTAIIIIGGIRRIATVTEKLVPVMCVIYLVAGIIILALNLDKIPHAFQRIFSEAFNLKQVGAGFMGYSIMIAMKFGFARGVFSNEAGLGTAPMAHGASNSKNPIEQGLWGIFEVLIDTFFVCTLTGLMAIIFLEANQGTKLNGAELISASFGANLGHAGSIILTVSLILFAFSTFVGWSHYGVVALGYLTKRNKIASYGYRIIFLIIGIIGAVAQLDLIWSIADTLNGLMAIPNLIGLLILSPKVAKLTREYLKDPSSTIMKD; encoded by the coding sequence ATGGTTGATATGATAGCAAAAATCAACGGCATTATTAACGGTTTTGTGTGGGGACCTGTAATGCTAACCCTATTGGTTGGAACTGGTATATTTTTAAGTATTAGAACTGGTTTCTTACAAATTACACAAATACCTTTATGGGTAAAACATACTTTTGGTTCTTTAGCAAAAAAACAAGATGCTGATGATAATATTACCCCTTTTCAAGCGGTGAGCACAGCATTAGCAAGTACTGTTGGTACTGGAAACATTGCTGGGGTTACTACTGCAATAGTAGCAGGAGGACCTGGTGCTTTATTTTGGATGTGGTTTGCTGCTTTTTTTGGAATGGTTACAAAATATTCTGAGGTTATATTAGCTGTTCATTACAGAGTTAAAGATGATCAAGGTCATCACCATGGCGGACCTATGTATTATATATCTAAAGGTGCTAATTTACCTTGGCTTGGCAGTATATTTGCTGCTTTTGCTGCTTTGGCTTGTTTTGGTGCTGGAAACATGACTCAAACTAATGCTATGGCGGCTGTTGTTTATCAAAATTTTGGTATACCTAAAATTATTACTGGGGTTGTTGTTGTTGCTTTAACTGCAATTATAATAATCGGAGGAATTAGAAGAATTGCTACTGTTACAGAGAAACTTGTTCCTGTTATGTGTGTTATATATTTAGTTGCTGGTATTATTATTTTAGCTTTAAATTTAGATAAGATTCCTCATGCTTTTCAAAGAATATTCTCTGAAGCTTTCAATTTGAAACAAGTAGGTGCTGGTTTCATGGGATATTCAATAATGATAGCAATGAAATTTGGTTTTGCTAGAGGTGTATTTTCAAACGAGGCTGGTTTAGGTACTGCTCCTATGGCTCATGGTGCTAGTAACTCTAAAAACCCTATAGAGCAAGGTTTATGGGGTATATTTGAAGTACTTATTGATACTTTCTTTGTTTGTACTTTAACTGGACTTATGGCTATTATATTCTTAGAGGCTAATCAAGGTACTAAATTAAACGGTGCTGAATTAATATCTGCTTCTTTTGGTGCTAACTTAGGACATGCCGGCTCTATAATACTTACTGTATCATTAATATTATTTGCTTTCTCAACTTTTGTTGGTTGGTCACATTATGGAGTTGTTGCTTTAGGTTATCTCACTAAAAGAAATAAAATAGCTTCTTATGGTTATAGAATTATATTTTTAATTATTGGTATAATAGGTGCTGTTGCTCAATTAGATTTAATATGGTCTATAGCAGATACTTTAAATGGTCTTATGGCTATACCAAACTTAATAGGTCTTTTAATTTTATCTCCAAAAGTAGCTAAACTAACAAGAGAGTATTTGAAAGATCCTTCTTCAACAATTATGAAAGACTAA
- a CDS encoding Fe-S-containing hydro-lyase: MEIKKINTPLTKEILSTLKSGDMISLTGNIYTARDAAHKRLIDMINNGEKLPLDLENKTIFYAGPSPNKPNEVIGSVGPTTSYRMDAYTPKLTELGVLSTIGKGARSKDVIDSIKKYGGVYFCAIGGAAAYMAHCVKKCKVIAFEDLGTEAIRELYVEDMMLIVAIDSNGDSALKV; this comes from the coding sequence ATGGAAATAAAAAAGATAAACACTCCTCTCACAAAAGAAATATTATCAACATTAAAATCAGGCGATATGATAAGCTTAACAGGCAATATATATACTGCAAGAGATGCCGCACATAAAAGATTAATAGACATGATAAACAATGGAGAAAAATTGCCATTAGATTTAGAAAACAAAACAATATTTTATGCAGGCCCTTCACCAAATAAACCAAATGAAGTTATAGGAAGCGTTGGACCTACAACAAGCTATAGAATGGACGCATACACTCCAAAGCTAACAGAATTAGGAGTTTTATCTACAATAGGTAAAGGTGCTAGGTCTAAAGATGTTATTGACTCTATAAAAAAATATGGCGGAGTTTATTTTTGTGCTATAGGAGGAGCTGCTGCTTATATGGCTCATTGTGTAAAAAAATGCAAAGTAATAGCTTTTGAAGATTTAGGCACTGAGGCTATTAGAGAGCTTTATGTTGAAGACATGATGCTGATTGTAGCAATAGATTCTAACGGGGATAGTGCTTTAAAAGTGTGA
- a CDS encoding fumarate hydratase — MREIDVNVITENVAKLCIDSNIYLNDDIKKALEKSLAQEKESLPKNILDVLIKNSDIAKEELKPICQDTGMAIIYVDVGMDVHFKGGSLTEAINKGVALGYKEGYLRKSVVNDPLERKNTNDNTPAIIHYNIVDGDKVKIVVAPKGFGSENMGKIAMLPPSAGIDGIKKFVYDTIKLAGANACPPMIVGIGIGGNMEKCVDIAKRALLREVGSKNSDERLQNLEEELLEGINKMNIGPSGFGGKTTALCVHINMYATHITSLPVCVCTGCHATRHREIIL; from the coding sequence ATGAGAGAAATTGATGTTAATGTTATAACAGAAAATGTTGCTAAACTTTGCATAGATTCTAATATTTATTTAAACGATGATATAAAAAAAGCATTAGAAAAATCTTTAGCACAAGAAAAAGAGAGTCTCCCAAAAAATATACTTGATGTACTTATAAAAAATTCAGATATAGCAAAAGAAGAATTAAAGCCAATATGTCAGGATACAGGAATGGCAATTATATATGTTGATGTTGGAATGGACGTTCATTTTAAGGGCGGTAGTTTAACAGAAGCTATTAATAAAGGTGTGGCATTAGGGTATAAAGAAGGGTATTTAAGAAAGTCTGTTGTAAATGACCCATTAGAGAGAAAAAACACAAATGATAATACTCCTGCTATTATTCATTATAATATAGTTGATGGTGATAAAGTTAAGATTGTAGTAGCCCCTAAAGGATTTGGAAGTGAGAATATGGGAAAGATTGCTATGCTTCCTCCTTCTGCTGGAATAGATGGAATAAAAAAGTTTGTTTATGATACAATAAAACTTGCAGGTGCTAATGCTTGTCCTCCTATGATTGTGGGTATTGGTATTGGAGGTAATATGGAGAAATGCGTTGATATTGCTAAGAGGGCTTTGCTTAGAGAGGTGGGTTCAAAAAATAGTGATGAGCGTTTACAAAATCTTGAAGAAGAGCTTCTTGAAGGAATCAATAAAATGAATATTGGACCTTCCGGATTTGGAGGGAAAACTACTGCTTTATGCGTGCATATAAATATGTATGCCACTCATATAACATCACTTCCTGTATGTGTGTGTACAGGCTGTCATGCTACAAGACACAGAGAAATTATTTTATAA
- a CDS encoding DUF6320 domain-containing protein, with amino-acid sequence MPYCNNCKLEIKANKCPLCFSELENKNNTYCEEYPSYDWYYKKIKKVNAKKIVSLVAVSAIIIIMLVNISTSSKYNWAMISAVSVASAYFTYICFTASIFYLRQKLLIEFFILLPLVIIIDIFSGFYKWSFNYVMPFLSLGLNVSMLIIGIIDHKYFNEYVSYIISAAFISILMIVLPLFNFLYWSSLAAFGSGIIVILTMIILFRNEFILSLKKIFNA; translated from the coding sequence ATGCCTTATTGCAATAATTGTAAATTAGAAATAAAAGCAAACAAATGCCCATTATGTTTTAGTGAATTAGAAAATAAAAATAATACATATTGCGAAGAATATCCTTCTTATGATTGGTATTATAAAAAAATAAAAAAAGTTAATGCTAAAAAGATAGTTTCCTTGGTTGCTGTAAGTGCCATCATCATTATAATGCTTGTTAATATATCAACTTCTTCAAAATATAATTGGGCTATGATATCTGCTGTGTCTGTTGCATCTGCATATTTTACATATATATGTTTTACAGCTTCAATATTTTATTTAAGGCAAAAATTATTAATAGAGTTTTTTATACTTCTTCCTTTGGTGATAATAATAGATATATTCAGCGGATTTTATAAATGGTCTTTTAATTATGTGATGCCTTTTTTATCGCTTGGATTAAATGTTTCAATGCTTATAATAGGCATTATAGACCATAAATATTTTAATGAATATGTTTCTTATATAATTTCTGCTGCTTTTATATCTATATTAATGATTGTTTTACCGCTATTTAATTTTCTTTATTGGAGTAGTTTGGCTGCTTTTGGATCTGGTATAATTGTTATTCTTACTATGATTATATTATTTAGAAATGAGTTTATTTTATCTTTGAAAAAAATTTTTAATGCATAA